A window from Polaromonas hydrogenivorans encodes these proteins:
- a CDS encoding aromatic/alkene/methane monooxygenase hydroxylase/oxygenase subunit alpha, which translates to MDTPVIKKKLGLKDRYAAMTRDLAWDTTYQPMDKVFPYDKYEGIKIHDWDKWEDPFRLTMDAYWKYQGEKEKKLYAVIEAFAQNNGQLGITDARYVNALKLFLTGVTPLEYYAYRGFAHAGRQFTGAGARVACQMQSIDELRHHQTETHALSHYNKYFNGLHSPQHMFDRVWYLSVPKSFFEDAYTGGPFEFLTAVSFSFEYVLTNLLFVPFMSGAAHNGDMSTVTFGFSAQSDESRHMTLGIECIKFMLEQDPDNVPIVQGWIDKWFWRGYRLLSIVAMMQDYMLPKRVMSWRESWEMYVEDNGEALFKDLARYGIRKPKGWIQACEGKDHISHQTFAVFYNYSAAAALHTWIPKEEEMAWLSEKYPETFDQVYKPRWDYWREQADKGNRFYQKTLPMLCQTCQIPMIFTEPGDATKISYRESDYLGNKYHCCSDHCKEIFDNEPEKYVQAWLPPQQVYQGNCFKPDADPTQEGFDPLLAVLDYYNLKVGSDNFDFDGSEDQKNFAAWRGDSTEGAQK; encoded by the coding sequence ATGGACACCCCTGTCATCAAGAAAAAGCTCGGTCTGAAGGACCGCTACGCCGCCATGACGCGCGACCTCGCCTGGGACACCACCTACCAGCCGATGGACAAGGTCTTCCCGTATGACAAATACGAAGGCATCAAGATCCACGACTGGGACAAATGGGAAGACCCGTTTCGTCTGACCATGGACGCCTACTGGAAGTACCAGGGCGAAAAAGAGAAAAAGCTGTATGCGGTGATCGAGGCCTTCGCCCAGAACAACGGCCAGCTGGGCATCACCGATGCACGCTACGTGAATGCGCTCAAGCTGTTTCTGACCGGTGTCACGCCGCTGGAGTATTACGCCTACCGCGGCTTCGCCCATGCCGGTCGCCAGTTTACCGGTGCCGGTGCCCGCGTGGCTTGCCAGATGCAGTCGATTGACGAGTTGCGCCACCACCAGACCGAAACGCATGCGCTGAGCCACTACAACAAATACTTCAACGGCCTGCACAGCCCGCAACACATGTTTGATCGTGTGTGGTACCTGTCGGTACCCAAATCGTTCTTTGAAGATGCGTATACCGGGGGGCCGTTCGAGTTTCTCACCGCAGTGAGCTTCTCGTTTGAATATGTATTGACCAACCTGTTGTTCGTGCCATTCATGTCGGGCGCGGCGCACAACGGCGACATGTCCACCGTGACCTTTGGCTTCAGCGCGCAGTCCGACGAGTCGCGCCATATGACGCTGGGCATCGAGTGCATCAAGTTCATGCTGGAGCAGGACCCCGACAACGTGCCCATCGTGCAGGGCTGGATCGACAAATGGTTCTGGCGCGGCTACCGCCTGCTGAGCATCGTGGCCATGATGCAGGACTACATGCTGCCCAAGCGCGTGATGAGCTGGCGCGAGAGCTGGGAAATGTACGTGGAAGACAACGGCGAAGCCCTGTTCAAGGACCTGGCCCGCTACGGCATCCGCAAGCCCAAGGGCTGGATACAGGCTTGCGAAGGCAAGGACCACATCAGCCACCAGACCTTCGCCGTGTTTTACAACTACAGCGCCGCAGCCGCCCTGCATACCTGGATTCCGAAGGAGGAAGAAATGGCCTGGCTGTCGGAGAAGTACCCCGAGACCTTCGACCAGGTTTACAAGCCGCGATGGGACTACTGGCGCGAGCAGGCCGACAAGGGCAACCGCTTCTACCAGAAGACCCTGCCCATGCTGTGCCAGACCTGCCAGATTCCCATGATCTTCACCGAGCCGGGGGATGCCACCAAGATCTCCTACCGCGAGTCCGACTACCTGGGCAACAAGTACCACTGCTGCAGCGACCACTGCAAGGAAATCTTTGACAACGAGCCCGAGAAGTATGTACAGGCCTGGCTGCCGCCTCAGCAGGTTTATCAGGGCAACTGCTTCAAGCCCGATGCCGATCCCACCCAGGAAGGCTTTGATCCGCTGCTGGCCGTGCTGGATTACTACAACCTGAAGGTCGGCAGCGACAACTTCGACTTTGACGGTTCGGAAGACCAGAAGAACTTTGCCGCCTGGCGCGGCGATTCCACAGAAGGAGCACAAAAATGA
- a CDS encoding phenol hydroxylase subunit P4, producing the protein MSVVALKPYSFPAKDVRENFPAPLLFIGWDDHLMFGSPVALPLPPDTPFGALGTAVLPGIYGYHPDFARIDWDKVEWLKSGQPWTPDPAKSLAENGLKHKDVIRFRTPGLSGINGSCN; encoded by the coding sequence ATGAGCGTCGTCGCCCTCAAACCCTACAGCTTTCCCGCCAAGGACGTGCGGGAAAACTTCCCCGCCCCGCTGTTGTTCATCGGCTGGGACGATCACCTGATGTTTGGCTCACCCGTTGCGTTGCCCCTGCCACCCGACACACCGTTTGGCGCGCTGGGCACGGCGGTGCTGCCCGGCATCTATGGCTACCACCCGGACTTTGCCCGGATCGACTGGGACAAGGTCGAGTGGCTGAAGTCGGGCCAGCCCTGGACACCCGATCCGGCCAAGTCGCTGGCCGAAAACGGTTTGAAGCACAAGGACGTGATCCGCTTTCGCACCCCTGGACTGAGCGGCATCAACGGATCGTGTAATTAA